From Oryza brachyantha chromosome 9, ObraRS2, whole genome shotgun sequence, a single genomic window includes:
- the LOC102710437 gene encoding uncharacterized protein LOC102710437, whose amino-acid sequence MPDQQQQQRAKKRRRRSRARAAALLLAYAALAMERADAALLPAVYREIGGALQASPTALGSIALSRSVVQAACYPLAAYLAARHDRLTVVALGAFLWAAATLLIAVSTTFPQMAVTAALNGVGLALQIPAIYAFVADSVDGTSRGVAFGWLMVAGKVGTVGGTSLGLLMAPTSFLGVPGWRLAFLFLAVAGASVGVSIRWFAAGNAAAAASTTTPANTTKPVKQQLQEFAREAKAVLRVPSFQVIVAQGLTGSFPWSALSFTAMWLELVGFSHGETAALMALFKVATSLGALLGGKMGDALARRFKNSGRIVLAQISSGSAVPLAAILLLALPSEPPTAAKHGAALFALGLMASWNPSSTNGPILAEIVPPRSRTSVYALDRTCEAVLASFAPPVVGLLAERLYGYELARPAGAAAVTTERRNAASLARALYTAIAVPMVLCCLVYSFLYCTYPMDREAAARGDGGDRPGGGEGFGTDDEEEDERKLLPQ is encoded by the coding sequence ATGCCggaccagcagcagcagcagcgcgccAAGAAgcggcgtcgccggagccgcgcgcgggcggcggcgctgctcctGGCGTACGCGGCGCTGGCCATGGAGCGCGCCGACGCGGCGCTGCTCCCGGCGGTGTAcagggagatcggcggcgcgCTGCAGGCCTCGCCGACCGCGCTCGGCTCCATCGCGCTCTCCCGCTCCGTCGTGCAGGCCGCCTGCTACCCGCTCGCCGCGTACCTGGCCGCGCGCCACGACCgcctcaccgtcgtcgccctcggcGCCTTCCTctgggccgccgccaccttgcTCATCGCCGTCTCCACCACCTTCCCGCAGATGGCCGTCACGGCGGCATTGAACGGCGTCGGGCTGGCGCTGCAGATCCCGGCGATTTACGCCTTCGTCGCCGACTCCGTCGACGGCACGAGCAGGGGCGTGGCCTTCGGGTGGCTCATGGTGGCGGGCAAGGTCGGCACGGTGGGCGGCACTTCCCTTGGCCTCCTCATGGCGCCCACCTCGTTCTTGGGGGTACCAGGCTGGCGGCtcgccttcctcttcctcgctgtcgccggcgCCTCGGTCGGTGTGTCCATACGCTGGTTTGCCGCTGGcaacgccgcggcggcggcgtcgacgacgaccccGGCAAATACCACGAAGCCTGTGAAGCAACAGCTGCAGGAGTTCGCGAGGGAGGCGAAGGCCGTGCTGCGGGTCCCGTCGTTCCAGGTGATCGTCGCGCAGGGGCTCACCGGCTCGTTCCCCTGGTCAGCGCTCTCCTTCACGGCGATGTGGCTGGAGCTCGTGGGGTTCTCCCacggcgagacggcggcgctcATGGCGCTGTTCAAGGTCGCCACGTCGCTGGGCGCCCTCCTCGGCGGCAAGATGGGGGACGCACTCGCGCGGCGGTTCAAGAACTCCGGCCGCATCGTCCTCGCGCAGATCAGCTCCGGCTCGGCGGTGCCCCTCGCCGCCATCCTGCTCCTCGCCCTCCCAAGCGAACCACCCACCGCCGCCAAGCACGGCGCCGCGCTGTTCGCCCTGGGGCTCATGGCCTCCTGGAACCCCTCGTCGACGAACGGCCCGATACTCGCGGAGATCGTGCCGCCGCGGTCGAGGACGAGCGTGTACGCGCTGGACCGGACGTGCGAGGCCGTGCTCGCGTCGTTCGCTCCCCCGGTggtcggcctcctcgccgagcgCCTGTACGGCTACGAGCTGGCgcgccccgccggcgccgccgcagtgACGACGGAGCGGCGCaacgccgcctccctcgccagGGCGCTGTACACCGCGATCGCCGTCCCCATGGTGCTGTGCTGCCTCGTCTACTCGTTCTTGTATTGCACCTACCCCATGGacagggaggcggcggctcgcggagacggcggagaccgtcccggcggcggcgagggattTGGCACCGACGACGAAGAGGAGGACGAGAGAAAATTGCTTCCGCAGTGA